A genomic segment from Sulfuritalea hydrogenivorans sk43H encodes:
- the pheS gene encoding phenylalanine--tRNA ligase subunit alpha has translation MDNLDQLVASATSDFAAATESARLEDAKARYLGKEGSLTALLKGLGKLPAEERKSAGAAINVAKERIESALATRREALKSAQLEAQLATEALDVTLPGRGLPRGSLHPVITSLDRIERLFRSIGFDVADGPEIETDWHNFTALNTPENHPARSMHDTFYLQGEDGKVQDDVLLRTHTSPVQIRAMLAHTERNKHRESIPELRVICPGRVYRVDSDATHSPMFHQVEGLWVGENVSFADLKGVVADFLRRFFESDDLKVRFRPSFFPFTEPSAEIDVAFMSGALEGRWLEIAGCGMVHPNVLRFGGFDPEKYTGFAFGMGPDRLTMLRYSIPDLRLFFEGDLRFLSQFQ, from the coding sequence ATGGATAACCTGGATCAACTCGTAGCTTCCGCCACGTCCGACTTCGCTGCCGCCACCGAGTCGGCCAGGCTGGAAGACGCCAAGGCACGCTACCTGGGCAAGGAGGGCTCGCTCACCGCGTTGCTCAAGGGGCTCGGCAAACTGCCGGCGGAGGAGCGCAAGAGCGCCGGTGCGGCGATCAATGTCGCCAAGGAGCGCATAGAGTCGGCGCTGGCGACACGGCGCGAAGCGCTTAAGAGTGCCCAGCTCGAAGCCCAGCTGGCGACGGAAGCGCTGGACGTCACGCTGCCCGGCCGCGGCCTGCCGCGTGGCAGCCTGCATCCGGTGATCACCAGCCTGGATCGCATCGAGCGACTGTTCCGCTCGATCGGCTTCGACGTGGCCGACGGCCCCGAGATCGAGACCGATTGGCACAACTTTACCGCGCTGAACACGCCCGAGAATCATCCGGCGCGTTCCATGCACGACACGTTTTACCTGCAGGGCGAGGACGGCAAGGTGCAGGACGACGTGCTGTTGCGCACCCACACCAGCCCGGTGCAAATCCGCGCGATGCTGGCGCACACGGAACGCAACAAGCATCGGGAATCCATACCGGAACTGCGCGTGATCTGCCCCGGTCGTGTCTATCGCGTTGATTCCGATGCCACGCATTCGCCGATGTTTCATCAGGTCGAAGGCCTCTGGGTTGGCGAGAACGTCAGCTTCGCCGACCTCAAGGGCGTGGTTGCGGATTTCCTGCGGCGCTTCTTCGAATCCGACGATCTGAAAGTGCGTTTCCGTCCTTCCTTCTTCCCGTTCACCGAGCCTTCGGCCGAAATCGATGTCGCCTTCATGAGCGGCGCGCTGGAAGGCCGCTGGCTGGAAATCGCCGGTTGCGGCATGGTGCATCCCAATGTGCTGCGCTTCGGCGGCTTCGACCCGGAAAAGTACACCGGTTTCGCTTTCGGCATGGGCCCGGACCGGCTGACCATGCTGCGTTATTCGATCCCTGATCTGCGCCTGTTCTTCGAAGGCGATCTGCGCTTCCTTTCGCAGTTCCAATAA
- the rplT gene encoding 50S ribosomal protein L20: protein MPRVKRGVTARARHKKVLDLAKGYRGRRSKVYRIAKEAVMKAGQYAYRDRRQRKRQFRVLWIARINAAARELGMKYSTFMNGLKKASIEVDRKVLADLAVFDKPAFAALAAQAKAKLTA from the coding sequence ATGCCAAGAGTTAAACGTGGTGTAACGGCGCGCGCGCGCCACAAGAAGGTCCTTGACCTCGCCAAGGGTTACCGCGGCCGTCGCAGCAAGGTCTATCGCATTGCCAAAGAGGCGGTGATGAAGGCCGGGCAATACGCCTACCGCGACCGTCGTCAGCGCAAGCGGCAGTTCCGTGTCCTGTGGATCGCCCGTATCAATGCGGCGGCCCGCGAACTGGGCATGAAGTACAGCACCTTCATGAACGGCCTGAAGAAGGCTTCGATCGAAGTCGATCGCAAGGTGCTGGCTGACCTCGCGGTGTTCGACAAGCCGGCATTCGCCGCCCTGGCCGCGCAGGCCAAGGCCAAGCTGACGGCCTGA
- the rpmI gene encoding 50S ribosomal protein L35 translates to MPKMKTKSGAKKRFVVRASGGIKRGSAFKRHILTKKTTKSKRQLRGVHTVHASDAKSVRAMLPNG, encoded by the coding sequence ATGCCGAAGATGAAGACCAAGAGCGGTGCCAAGAAGCGCTTTGTCGTGCGCGCTTCCGGCGGCATCAAGCGCGGGAGTGCGTTCAAGCGCCACATCCTGACCAAGAAAACCACCAAGAGCAAGCGCCAGTTGCGCGGCGTGCACACCGTGCATGCGTCCGACGCGAAGTCCGTCCGCGCCATGCTGCCCAACGGTTAA
- the infC gene encoding translation initiation factor IF-3, whose amino-acid sequence MAQDKSQRLNEEITTPEVRLVGEDGEQLGIVPIRQALALAEEAGVDLVEIAPTAVPPVCKIMDIGKFKYQEAKRQHEAKLKQKQVVVKEVKFRPGTDENDYQIKLRNVIKFLSEGDKAKITLRFRGREMAHQEIGMRMLERIKADLEQQAMVEQWPKMEGRQLIMVLAASKKKPH is encoded by the coding sequence ATCGCTCAGGATAAATCGCAGCGTCTCAACGAAGAGATCACCACCCCCGAGGTTCGTCTGGTCGGGGAAGACGGAGAACAACTGGGCATCGTCCCGATTCGTCAGGCGCTGGCACTGGCTGAAGAAGCCGGTGTGGATCTGGTGGAAATCGCTCCAACCGCTGTGCCGCCTGTCTGCAAGATCATGGACATCGGCAAGTTCAAGTATCAAGAGGCAAAGCGCCAGCACGAGGCCAAGCTGAAGCAGAAGCAGGTGGTGGTGAAGGAAGTCAAGTTTCGCCCGGGTACGGACGAGAACGATTACCAGATCAAGCTGCGCAATGTGATCAAGTTTTTGAGCGAAGGCGACAAGGCAAAGATAACGCTGCGCTTCCGCGGACGTGAAATGGCGCACCAGGAAATCGGCATGCGCATGCTGGAAAGAATCAAGGCCGACCTCGAGCAGCAGGCGATGGTCGAGCAGTGGCCGAAAATGGAAGGACGTCAGCTCATCATGGTGCTGGCCGCTTCCAAGAAAAAGCCGCACTGA
- the thrS gene encoding threonine--tRNA ligase, protein MPVITLPDGSKREYPDALTVAEVAASIGAGLAKAALAGRVDGVLVDTSFLIERDAQLAIVTEKDAEGLDIIRHSTSHLMAYAVKELFPEAQVTIGPVIENGFYYDFACKRPFTPEDLEAIEKRMAELAKKDFPVTREVWSRDKAVEFFKSIGEHYKAELIAAIPQGEDVSLYREGDFIDLCRGPHVPSTAKLKHFKLMKVAGAYWRGDSKNEQLQRVYGTAWAKKEELDAYLHMLEEAEKRDHRKLGRQLDLFHLQEEAPGLVFWHPHGWTVWQEIEQYMRRVYRDNGYQEVRCPQILDRSLWERSGHWEHYSHNMFTTSSENRDYAVKPMNCPGHVQIFNTDVRSYRDLPLRYGEFGSCHRNEPSGALHGVMRVRGFTQDDGHIFCTEDQIQAEVTAFNDLVRVVYADFGFHEVAVKLALRPEGRVGADDLWDKAESALRAALTASGLSWEELPGEGAFYGPKIEFHIKDAIGRSWQCGTVQVDFSMPERLGAEFVGEDNARHTPVMLHRAILGSLERFIGILVENHAGAFPLWLAPVQVVVMNISEAQTDYAENVAKMLREAGLRVESDLRGEKINYKIREHSLLKRPYIVVVGDKEKAAGLVALRARGNQDLGQMSPQALIERLLHEKCTRSVAV, encoded by the coding sequence ATGCCGGTGATCACCCTGCCCGATGGATCGAAACGCGAATACCCGGACGCACTGACGGTAGCGGAGGTGGCCGCATCGATTGGGGCCGGCCTGGCCAAGGCGGCGCTGGCCGGTCGCGTCGATGGCGTGCTGGTCGACACTTCCTTCCTGATCGAACGCGACGCCCAGCTTGCGATCGTCACCGAAAAGGATGCCGAGGGCCTCGACATCATCCGTCATTCGACCTCGCATCTCATGGCTTATGCAGTCAAGGAACTGTTTCCCGAGGCGCAGGTGACCATCGGCCCGGTGATCGAAAACGGCTTCTACTACGACTTTGCCTGCAAGCGGCCGTTCACGCCGGAAGACCTGGAGGCTATCGAAAAGCGCATGGCCGAACTGGCGAAGAAGGATTTTCCGGTCACCCGCGAAGTCTGGTCGCGCGACAAGGCGGTGGAGTTCTTCAAGTCCATCGGCGAGCACTACAAGGCCGAACTGATTGCGGCGATTCCGCAGGGCGAGGATGTGTCGCTGTATCGCGAGGGCGACTTCATCGACCTGTGCCGCGGCCCGCACGTGCCGTCGACCGCCAAGCTCAAGCATTTCAAGTTGATGAAGGTCGCCGGCGCCTATTGGCGCGGCGACTCGAAGAACGAGCAGTTGCAGCGTGTTTATGGCACGGCCTGGGCCAAGAAGGAAGAGCTCGATGCCTACCTGCACATGCTGGAGGAAGCCGAGAAGCGCGACCACCGCAAGCTCGGCCGCCAGCTCGACCTGTTCCACCTGCAGGAAGAGGCGCCCGGCCTGGTGTTCTGGCATCCGCACGGCTGGACCGTGTGGCAGGAAATCGAGCAATACATGCGTCGCGTCTATCGCGACAACGGCTATCAGGAAGTGCGCTGCCCGCAGATTCTCGATCGCAGCCTGTGGGAGCGCTCCGGTCACTGGGAACACTACAGCCACAACATGTTCACCACGTCTTCGGAGAACCGCGATTACGCGGTGAAGCCAATGAACTGCCCGGGGCATGTGCAGATTTTCAATACTGATGTGCGCTCCTACCGTGACCTGCCGCTGCGCTACGGCGAGTTCGGCTCCTGCCATCGCAACGAACCCTCGGGCGCGCTGCATGGCGTGATGCGCGTGCGCGGCTTCACCCAGGACGACGGGCACATTTTCTGCACCGAAGACCAGATCCAGGCCGAAGTGACGGCTTTCAACGATCTGGTGCGAGTCGTTTATGCCGATTTCGGCTTCCACGAAGTCGCCGTCAAGCTGGCACTAAGGCCGGAGGGCCGGGTCGGTGCGGATGACTTGTGGGACAAGGCGGAGAGTGCGCTACGCGCTGCGCTGACCGCCAGCGGCTTGAGTTGGGAGGAACTTCCCGGCGAGGGCGCTTTCTATGGGCCCAAGATCGAGTTCCACATCAAGGACGCCATCGGCCGTTCCTGGCAATGCGGCACCGTGCAGGTCGATTTCTCGATGCCCGAGCGTCTCGGCGCCGAATTCGTCGGCGAGGACAACGCCCGCCACACGCCGGTGATGCTGCATCGGGCGATCCTCGGCTCGCTGGAGCGATTCATCGGCATCCTGGTCGAAAACCACGCCGGCGCTTTCCCGCTCTGGCTGGCGCCGGTGCAGGTGGTGGTCATGAATATCTCCGAAGCGCAGACCGATTACGCCGAAAATGTGGCGAAAATGCTGCGCGAAGCCGGCCTGCGCGTCGAGAGCGATTTGCGCGGAGAGAAAATAAACTATAAAATACGCGAACATAGCTTGTTGAAGCGGCCTTACATCGTTGTCGTGGGTGACAAGGAAAAGGCCGCTGGGTTGGTCGCTTTACGTGCCCGCGGCAATCAGGATCTCGGGCAGATGTCCCCCCAGGCCTTGATCGAACGTCTGTTGCATGAAAAATGCACCAGAAGCGTAGCGGTCTGA
- a CDS encoding YybH family protein, giving the protein MNIDGFMENYKRAWETSDENLLASLFTPDGAYRNTPFAVQQGHEAIKQYWQRTKLQTDIKLTYEVLQRHATGGIAHWHTTYQVTSEDMFKMWAASTGTNMLARKPGDPLPRLALDGMAIVEFDGDGLCRDFRLWWHSRIDD; this is encoded by the coding sequence ATGAATATCGACGGATTCATGGAGAACTACAAGCGCGCCTGGGAAACCAGCGACGAGAACCTGCTGGCATCGCTGTTCACACCCGACGGCGCTTACCGCAACACCCCGTTTGCCGTCCAGCAGGGCCATGAAGCCATCAAGCAGTACTGGCAGCGCACCAAGTTGCAAACCGACATCAAGTTAACCTACGAAGTGCTCCAGCGCCATGCCACCGGGGGCATCGCCCACTGGCACACCACCTATCAGGTAACCTCCGAAGACATGTTCAAGATGTGGGCGGCATCGACCGGCACCAACATGCTGGCGCGAAAGCCCGGCGACCCGTTGCCGCGCCTGGCGCTTGATGGCATGGCCATCGTCGAATTCGACGGCGACGGACTGTGCCGCGACTTCCGCCTCTGGTGGCACAGCCGAATCGACGACTGA
- a CDS encoding propionate--CoA ligase, with protein sequence MGKYAEFYKRSIEQRDDFWAEQSALIDWQTPPQKICDFSKPPFANWFVGGKTNLCHNAVDRHAAKRPNDRALVYISTETNEEKSYTFAELKSEVMRAAAIMKSLGVGRGDRVLIYMPMIAEATFAILACARIGAIHSVVFGGFASGSLATRIDDAKPKLIVSSDAGMRAGRAVPYKHLLDEACKLAQFPPEKVLMIDRGLDKGWPKVAGRDVDYAELRAKHMNADVPCEWMESTEPSYILYTSGTTGKPKGVQRDTGGYAVALAASMKHIFQGGEGETMFSTSDIGWVVGHSYIIYGPLIAGMATIMYEGTPIRPDPGIWWQLVEKYKVNVMFSAPTAVRVLKKSDNSWLHKYDLSSLKHLFLAGEPLDQPTHEWIMGELKLPVIDNYWQTETGWPILSTVRGVEDTKIKFGTPSFPVYGYDLRIFREDGTVCDANEKGIVGIVPPLPPGCLSTIWGDDDRFVSTYFSLFKEPQVYSSFDWGIKDDEGYHFILGRTDDVINVAGHRLGTREIEEAVQGHAAVAEVAVVGVSDQLKGQEPVAFAVVKDPARIATPELRAALEAEIKKVVDGNLGAIARPKRVHFVTGLPKTRSGKMLRRSIQALAEGRDAGDLTTIDDPSTLEQIKAALAG encoded by the coding sequence ATGGGAAAATATGCAGAGTTCTACAAGCGTTCCATCGAGCAAAGGGATGACTTCTGGGCCGAGCAGTCGGCGCTGATCGATTGGCAAACGCCTCCGCAGAAGATCTGTGACTTCTCAAAGCCGCCGTTCGCCAACTGGTTTGTCGGCGGCAAGACCAACCTCTGCCATAACGCCGTCGATCGCCACGCCGCCAAGCGTCCCAATGATCGCGCCCTGGTCTATATCTCCACCGAGACCAACGAGGAAAAGAGCTACACCTTTGCCGAACTGAAGTCTGAAGTGATGCGCGCGGCGGCGATCATGAAGTCGCTTGGCGTCGGCCGTGGCGACCGCGTGCTGATCTACATGCCTATGATCGCCGAGGCGACCTTTGCGATTCTCGCCTGCGCCCGGATCGGCGCCATCCATTCGGTGGTGTTCGGCGGTTTTGCCTCCGGCTCGCTGGCAACGCGCATCGACGATGCCAAGCCGAAACTGATTGTTTCGAGCGACGCCGGCATGCGGGCTGGCCGGGCGGTGCCCTACAAGCATTTGCTGGATGAGGCCTGCAAGCTGGCGCAGTTCCCGCCGGAAAAGGTGCTGATGATCGATCGCGGCCTGGACAAGGGCTGGCCGAAAGTGGCCGGGCGCGATGTCGACTACGCCGAACTGCGCGCGAAGCACATGAATGCCGACGTGCCCTGCGAGTGGATGGAGTCGACCGAGCCGTCCTACATCCTTTACACCTCCGGCACGACCGGCAAGCCGAAGGGCGTGCAGCGCGATACCGGCGGCTATGCCGTGGCGCTGGCGGCCTCGATGAAGCATATCTTCCAGGGCGGCGAGGGCGAGACCATGTTCTCCACGTCCGACATCGGCTGGGTGGTCGGCCACAGCTACATCATCTACGGCCCGCTGATCGCCGGCATGGCCACCATCATGTACGAGGGCACGCCGATCCGTCCCGACCCCGGCATCTGGTGGCAACTGGTCGAGAAGTATAAGGTCAATGTCATGTTCTCGGCGCCGACCGCCGTTCGCGTGCTGAAGAAGAGCGACAACAGCTGGCTGCACAAGTACGACTTGTCATCGCTCAAGCACCTGTTCCTGGCCGGCGAGCCGCTCGACCAGCCGACGCACGAATGGATCATGGGCGAGCTCAAGCTGCCGGTGATCGACAACTACTGGCAGACCGAGACCGGCTGGCCGATCCTGTCGACCGTACGCGGCGTCGAGGACACCAAGATCAAGTTCGGCACGCCGAGTTTCCCGGTATATGGCTACGACCTGCGCATCTTCCGCGAAGACGGTACGGTCTGCGATGCCAATGAAAAAGGCATTGTCGGCATCGTGCCGCCGCTGCCGCCGGGCTGCCTCTCCACCATCTGGGGCGACGATGACCGCTTTGTCAGCACCTATTTCAGCCTGTTCAAGGAGCCGCAGGTCTATTCGTCCTTCGACTGGGGCATCAAGGACGACGAGGGCTACCACTTCATCCTGGGCCGCACCGACGACGTCATCAACGTCGCCGGCCATCGTCTCGGCACTCGCGAGATCGAGGAAGCGGTGCAGGGCCATGCCGCGGTCGCGGAAGTGGCCGTGGTCGGGGTCAGCGACCAGTTGAAGGGCCAGGAGCCGGTCGCCTTCGCCGTGGTCAAGGATCCGGCGCGCATAGCCACCCCCGAGTTGCGCGCCGCGCTGGAGGCGGAGATCAAGAAGGTGGTCGACGGCAATCTGGGCGCCATCGCGCGGCCGAAGCGGGTGCATTTCGTCACGGGCCTGCCCAAGACGCGCTCGGGCAAGATGCTGCGGCGTTCGATTCAGGCGCTCGCCGAAGGTCGCGATGCCGGCGACCTGACAACGATCGACGACCCGTCGACCCTGGAACAGATCAAGGCGGCGTTGGCGGGCTGA
- a CDS encoding oxidoreductase: MGFKAYLINQEDGKVVSRFVDMDESQLDSGEVTIAVTHSSINYKDALAATGAGRIIRRFPCIGGIDLAGRVTASADSRFKPGDEVLATSYDIGVAHHGGYAEMARLPADWVVKLPAGLSLHDAMALGTAGFTAALAVVRMEHDGLTPDKGPVVVSGATGGVGSIAIEILAKRGYHVVALTGKEAESDYLKGLGAREVLLRQSLDLAKIKPLGKETWAGAVDNLGGDVLAWMASTMKVGGALASIGLAASFSLNTTVMPFILRGVSLLGIDSVNCPMAQRAEVWRHLATDMHPADLTSGAAQMVRDIAFADLPAAFDDYIQGRIKGRVVVNVAA, encoded by the coding sequence GTGGGTTTCAAGGCTTACCTGATCAATCAAGAAGACGGCAAGGTGGTCAGCCGCTTCGTCGACATGGACGAGTCGCAACTCGACAGCGGCGAAGTCACCATAGCGGTGACGCACTCCAGCATCAACTACAAGGACGCCCTGGCGGCGACGGGGGCGGGGCGCATCATTCGCCGCTTTCCCTGCATCGGCGGCATCGACCTGGCCGGGCGGGTGACCGCCAGCGCCGACTCCCGTTTCAAACCCGGCGACGAGGTTCTGGCGACGAGCTACGACATCGGCGTTGCCCATCACGGCGGGTACGCTGAAATGGCGCGTCTGCCGGCGGACTGGGTGGTCAAGTTGCCGGCCGGCCTTTCCCTGCATGACGCAATGGCGCTGGGCACGGCCGGATTCACCGCGGCGCTTGCCGTGGTGCGCATGGAACATGACGGTTTGACGCCGGACAAGGGCCCGGTGGTCGTGTCGGGTGCTACCGGTGGCGTCGGCAGCATCGCGATCGAGATTCTGGCCAAGCGCGGCTATCACGTCGTCGCCCTGACCGGCAAAGAGGCCGAGAGCGACTATTTGAAGGGCTTGGGCGCCAGGGAAGTCCTGCTGCGCCAGTCGCTTGATCTGGCGAAGATCAAGCCCCTGGGCAAGGAAACCTGGGCCGGCGCGGTGGATAACCTCGGCGGTGACGTACTGGCCTGGATGGCCAGCACCATGAAGGTCGGCGGCGCGCTGGCGTCGATCGGCCTCGCCGCCAGTTTCAGCCTCAACACCACCGTCATGCCTTTCATCCTGCGTGGCGTCAGCCTGCTTGGCATCGATTCCGTGAACTGCCCGATGGCACAGCGCGCCGAGGTTTGGCGACATCTGGCGACCGACATGCATCCGGCCGACCTGACGTCGGGCGCGGCGCAGATGGTTCGCGACATCGCCTTTGCCGATTTGCCGGCGGCGTTTGATGACTACATCCAGGGACGCATCAAGGGTCGCGTCGTGGTCAATGTCGCCGCCTAG
- a CDS encoding C40 family peptidase yields the protein MQGMPIRLASIFLLAGLLVSSPVRADEPIVVPPPLQVSFVDRATATAQDAIDQAMDLLDIRYRRGGSSPEAGFDCSGFVSHVFREGLGLILPRSSKEMSKSGEIVTRDELRPGDLVFFNTMRRAFSHVGIYLGDNQFVHAPRTGGRVRIEDLRDGYWMKRFNGARRISLE from the coding sequence ATGCAAGGAATGCCCATCCGCCTGGCGAGTATTTTTCTGCTTGCCGGCCTGCTTGTTTCCTCCCCTGTCCGTGCCGACGAACCCATTGTGGTGCCGCCGCCATTGCAGGTTTCCTTCGTTGATCGCGCCACGGCGACGGCACAGGATGCGATCGACCAGGCCATGGACCTGCTCGACATCCGCTATCGTCGCGGCGGCAGTTCCCCGGAAGCCGGCTTCGATTGTTCCGGTTTTGTCAGCCATGTCTTCCGCGAAGGCCTCGGGCTGATCCTGCCGCGCAGCTCGAAGGAAATGAGCAAGTCGGGCGAGATCGTCACCCGCGATGAACTCCGGCCCGGCGACCTGGTTTTCTTCAACACCATGCGCCGCGCCTTCTCCCATGTCGGCATCTATCTTGGCGACAACCAGTTCGTGCATGCTCCGCGTACCGGCGGCCGCGTCCGCATCGAAGATTTGCGCGACGGCTACTGGATGAAGCGCTTCAACGGCGCTCGTCGCATCAGCCTAGAATAG
- a CDS encoding Fe(3+) ABC transporter substrate-binding protein, with protein sequence MKSCRLPLTVLALLALGAPVVSAQEKTLNLYSARHYQTDEALYANFTRQTGIKINRIEAKEDELLERIRNEGANSPADIFLTVDAARLAKADELGLFAPIKSKLLEERIPANLRSPDWLAFSTRARVIVANKDLVKPEDVQNYEDLASPRLKGKVCSRSGSHPYNISLMAALIGHIGEAKAEEWARGVVANFARAPKGGDTDQIKSVAAGECGVAVSNTYYLARLLRSEKPEDRRLMERIAIIWPNQKSFGAHINISGGGMLKTAPNKESAIRFLEYLASDDAQRYFADGNNEWPAVASVVVRNPALDAMGKFKADNLPVATLAKNAVAAQRIYDRAGWK encoded by the coding sequence ATGAAATCCTGCCGCCTGCCTCTCACCGTGCTTGCCCTGCTCGCCCTCGGCGCCCCTGTCGTCTCGGCGCAGGAAAAGACCCTCAACCTCTACTCCGCCCGCCACTACCAGACGGACGAAGCGCTCTATGCGAACTTCACCCGGCAGACGGGCATCAAGATCAATCGCATCGAAGCCAAGGAAGACGAACTTCTGGAGCGCATCCGCAACGAAGGCGCCAACAGCCCGGCCGATATCTTCCTTACCGTCGACGCGGCACGCCTGGCCAAGGCAGACGAACTGGGCCTGTTCGCCCCGATAAAGTCGAAGCTGCTCGAAGAGCGCATTCCGGCGAACCTGCGCAGCCCGGACTGGCTTGCCTTCTCGACCCGCGCCCGCGTCATCGTCGCCAACAAGGACCTGGTGAAGCCTGAAGACGTGCAGAACTACGAAGACCTGGCCAGCCCCAGGCTGAAAGGCAAGGTCTGCTCGCGCTCGGGCAGCCATCCCTACAATATCTCGCTGATGGCCGCGCTGATCGGCCATATCGGCGAAGCCAAGGCCGAAGAATGGGCGCGCGGCGTGGTTGCCAATTTCGCCCGCGCTCCCAAGGGCGGCGACACCGACCAGATCAAGTCGGTCGCCGCCGGCGAATGCGGTGTCGCTGTCTCCAATACCTACTATCTTGCGCGCCTGCTGCGTTCCGAAAAACCCGAAGACCGGCGCCTGATGGAACGCATCGCCATCATCTGGCCGAACCAGAAGAGTTTCGGCGCCCACATCAATATTTCGGGCGGCGGCATGCTGAAAACCGCACCGAATAAGGAATCCGCCATCAGGTTCCTCGAATATCTCGCCAGCGACGATGCCCAGCGCTACTTCGCCGATGGCAACAACGAATGGCCGGCGGTTGCCAGTGTTGTCGTCAGGAACCCGGCGCTCGACGCCATGGGCAAGTTCAAGGCGGACAATTTGCCGGTGGCCACGCTGGCGAAGAACGCGGTGGCCGCCCAGCGCATCTACGACCGCGCCGGCTGGAAGTAG
- a CDS encoding CDGSH iron-sulfur domain-containing protein has protein sequence MSKPEIASKTPFAINVEQGKDYWWCSCGRSKSQPFCDGSHKGSEFTPVKYTADENRTVYFCGCKHSGNGALCDGTHKSL, from the coding sequence ATGTCCAAGCCTGAGATCGCTTCAAAAACACCCTTCGCCATCAATGTGGAGCAAGGCAAGGACTACTGGTGGTGCTCCTGCGGCAGGAGCAAGTCGCAGCCGTTTTGCGACGGCAGCCACAAAGGATCGGAATTCACGCCGGTCAAGTACACCGCCGATGAAAACCGGACCGTGTATTTCTGCGGCTGCAAGCACAGCGGCAACGGCGCGCTGTGCGACGGCACGCACAAGTCCCTATAA